The proteins below come from a single Cylindrospermopsis raciborskii Cr2010 genomic window:
- a CDS encoding CobW family GTP-binding protein codes for MIGSEISTTIPVTVLTGYLGAGKTTLLNHILTYEHGKKVAVIINEFGEVGIDNQLVIDADEEIFEMNNGCICCTVRGDLIRIIGNLMKRRDKFDHLVIETTGLADPAPVIQTFFVDEDMQNQLSLDAVVTVVDAKHICQHWEADEAQEQIAFADVILLNKTDLVSPETLEELEKRIRAMNAMAKIYHTQNSQLSMDALLGVRAFDLARALEIDPNFLGEDTHEHDNSVGSVALVESGALDGEKLNVWLGQLLRNQGQDIFRMKGILNIAGEEERFVFQGVHMIFDGRPDRPWKYSEPRKNQLVFIGRNLDGTKLKQDFLSCML; via the coding sequence ATGATAGGTTCAGAAATCTCGACTACCATACCTGTAACCGTTTTAACAGGCTATTTAGGGGCAGGAAAAACCACCCTACTGAATCACATTCTCACCTACGAGCACGGTAAAAAAGTAGCTGTAATCATCAATGAATTTGGGGAAGTGGGCATTGATAATCAACTAGTGATTGATGCGGACGAAGAAATCTTTGAAATGAACAACGGCTGTATTTGCTGTACAGTACGTGGGGATTTAATTCGGATCATTGGTAACTTAATGAAACGGCGGGATAAGTTCGACCATTTAGTGATTGAAACCACCGGATTAGCAGATCCTGCGCCTGTAATTCAGACCTTCTTTGTAGATGAGGACATGCAAAATCAACTATCATTAGATGCGGTAGTAACAGTTGTGGATGCCAAACACATTTGTCAACATTGGGAAGCGGATGAAGCTCAGGAGCAAATAGCCTTTGCCGATGTAATTTTGTTAAACAAAACCGATTTAGTTTCCCCAGAAACTTTGGAGGAATTAGAAAAGCGAATTCGTGCCATGAACGCCATGGCTAAAATTTACCATACCCAGAATTCCCAACTATCCATGGATGCCTTATTAGGTGTGAGAGCCTTTGATTTAGCCAGAGCATTGGAAATAGATCCCAATTTTTTAGGTGAAGATACTCATGAACATGATAATAGCGTAGGTTCAGTAGCTTTAGTAGAATCAGGTGCCTTAGATGGGGAGAAATTAAATGTTTGGTTAGGGCAATTATTGCGCAATCAAGGGCAAGATATTTTTCGCATGAAGGGCATTTTAAATATTGCTGGTGAAGAGGAGCGTTTTGTCTTTCAGGGGGTACACATGATATTTGATGGTAGACCAGATAGACCCTGGAAATATAGTGAACCGAGAAAAAATCAACTAGTTTTTATCGGAAGGAACCTAGATGGGACAAAATTAAAACAAGATTTTTTATCCTGTATGCTATAA
- a CDS encoding glycoside hydrolase: MSYPLYVAFIWHQHQPLYKSPANNHYRLPWVRLHGTKDYLDLILLLEKYPKLHQTVNLVPSLILQLEDYIKGDAFDPYLTASLTPVENLTIEQKEFIIQHFFDANHHTLIDPHPRYGQLYHQRQEKGQNWCLSNWESADYGDLLAWHNLAWIDPLFWDDPEISAWLKQGRDFTLGDRQRIYSKQKQILSRIIPQHRKMQETGQLEVTTTPYTHPILPLLADTNAGRVAVGNMTLPNSRFNWAEDIPRHLQKAWDFYQERFGRVPRGLWPSEQSVSPEILPYVIKQGFKWICSDEAVLGWTTRHFFHRDGAGNVQEPELLYRPYRLQTPEGEVSIVFRDHRLSDLIGFTYSSMQPRQAVANLVGHLEAISRQQRERSTEQPWLVTIALDGENCWEFYPEDGKPFLETLYQTLSHEPNIQLVTVSEFLDKYPPTATINGDRLHSGSWVDGSFTTWIGDPVKNRAWDYLVQARQTLARHPEATEENNPAAWEALYAAEGSDWFWWFGEGHSSNQDAIFDQLFREHLYGIYKALNEPIPAYLNSPLELHEVKADRRPESFIHPVIDGNGDEQDWDKAGRVEVGGARGTMHQSSLIQRLWYGVDHLNFYLRVDFKNGLTPGKELPPELNLLWYYPDRPMVNSSIPLAEVPDMAPVNYLFHHHLEINLISQAVQFREAVENYQWLPRASRAQVALNTCLEVAVPWVDLQIPPDYPLRLILVLADDGCFHSYLPENALIPIEVP, translated from the coding sequence ATGTCTTATCCGTTATACGTCGCTTTTATCTGGCATCAACATCAACCACTGTATAAGTCACCCGCTAATAACCACTATCGTTTGCCCTGGGTGAGGTTACATGGCACAAAGGACTATTTAGATTTAATCCTATTACTGGAAAAATATCCTAAATTGCACCAAACGGTAAATTTGGTCCCGTCTCTAATTCTCCAGTTGGAAGATTATATTAAGGGTGATGCTTTTGACCCCTATCTGACGGCCAGTTTGACCCCTGTGGAAAATTTGACCATAGAACAGAAAGAATTCATTATCCAACACTTTTTTGATGCTAATCACCACACTTTAATTGACCCCCATCCCCGTTATGGACAGTTATACCACCAAAGACAGGAAAAAGGACAGAACTGGTGTTTGTCAAATTGGGAATCGGCGGATTACGGCGATTTATTGGCTTGGCATAATTTGGCTTGGATTGATCCCCTATTTTGGGATGACCCGGAAATTTCAGCTTGGTTAAAACAGGGACGGGATTTTACTTTGGGCGATCGCCAAAGGATCTATTCTAAACAGAAACAAATACTAAGTCGCATTATTCCTCAACATCGGAAAATGCAGGAAACCGGACAGTTGGAGGTGACTACTACTCCCTATACCCATCCCATATTACCCCTATTAGCAGATACTAATGCTGGAAGGGTGGCGGTTGGAAATATGACATTGCCCAATTCTCGGTTTAACTGGGCCGAAGATATTCCTCGTCATTTACAAAAAGCCTGGGATTTCTACCAAGAAAGATTTGGAAGGGTGCCAAGGGGTTTATGGCCTTCGGAGCAGTCCGTTAGTCCGGAGATTTTGCCCTATGTGATAAAACAAGGATTCAAGTGGATTTGCTCGGATGAAGCGGTTTTGGGTTGGACTACAAGACATTTTTTCCATCGGGATGGAGCGGGAAATGTCCAGGAACCGGAACTACTATATCGTCCCTATAGATTACAAACTCCCGAAGGTGAGGTGTCTATTGTTTTTCGGGATCATAGATTATCGGATTTAATCGGGTTTACCTATAGTTCTATGCAACCTAGGCAAGCGGTTGCCAACTTGGTTGGACATTTAGAGGCAATTTCTAGACAGCAAAGAGAGAGGTCAACTGAACAACCCTGGTTGGTCACTATTGCTTTGGATGGGGAGAATTGCTGGGAATTCTACCCGGAAGATGGCAAACCCTTTTTAGAAACTCTATATCAAACCCTAAGTCACGAACCTAATATTCAACTAGTAACGGTTTCTGAATTTTTAGACAAGTATCCTCCTACAGCGACTATTAATGGAGACAGGTTACATAGTGGTTCATGGGTAGATGGTAGTTTTACCACTTGGATAGGAGATCCGGTAAAAAACCGAGCTTGGGATTATCTTGTTCAAGCTAGACAAACTTTGGCCAGACACCCGGAAGCTACGGAAGAAAATAATCCCGCCGCATGGGAGGCTTTATATGCTGCTGAGGGATCGGACTGGTTTTGGTGGTTTGGTGAAGGACATTCATCAAATCAAGATGCCATATTTGACCAGTTATTTAGAGAGCATCTTTATGGCATTTATAAAGCACTAAATGAACCCATACCTGCTTATTTAAATTCGCCCCTAGAACTGCATGAAGTGAAAGCGGACCGTCGCCCAGAAAGTTTTATTCATCCAGTTATTGATGGTAATGGGGATGAGCAAGATTGGGACAAGGCTGGTAGGGTAGAAGTGGGTGGTGCTAGAGGAACAATGCACCAAAGTAGTCTAATCCAGCGTCTTTGGTATGGGGTAGATCACCTCAACTTCTATTTGCGAGTGGACTTTAAAAATGGACTTACTCCAGGAAAGGAATTGCCACCGGAATTAAATTTACTGTGGTACTATCCAGACAGACCAATGGTGAACAGTTCCATACCTCTAGCGGAGGTTCCGGATATGGCTCCGGTTAATTATTTGTTCCACCATCACCTAGAAATTAATTTGATTTCCCAAGCAGTTCAATTTCGGGAAGCTGTAGAGAATTATCAATGGTTACCCCGTGCTAGTCGCGCTCAGGTGGCTTTAAATACCTGTTTGGAGGTAGCAGTGCCATGGGTAGATTTACAGATTCCTCCTGATTATCCTCTGCGGTTAATTTTGGTTTTGGCTGATGATGGCTGTTTTCATAGTTATTTACCAGAAAACGCCCTGATTCCTATCGAGGTTCCCTAA
- a CDS encoding ATP-dependent Clp protease ATP-binding subunit has product MFERFTEKAIKVIMLAQEEARRLGHNFVGTEQILLGLIGEGTGVAAKVLKSMGVNLKDARIEVEKIIGRGSGFVAVEIPFTPRAKRVLELSLEEARQLGHNYIGTEHLLLGLIREGEGVAARVLENLGVDLSKVRTQVIRMLGETAEVTPGGSSGRTKTPTLDEFGSNLTQMAVDNKLDPVVGRAKEIERVIQILGRRTKNNPVLIGEPGVGKTAIAEGLASRIANKDVPDILEDKRVVTLDIGLLVAGTKYRGEFEERLKKIMDEIRQAGNVILVIDEVHTLIGAGAAEGAIDAANILKPALARGELQCIGATTLDEYRKHIERDAALERRFQPVMVGEPSVDETIEILYGLRDRYEAHHKLKISDEALVAAAKLSDRYISDRYLPDKAIDLVDEAGSRVRLINSQLPPAAKELDKELRQILKEKDDAVRSQDFDRAGELRDREMEIKAEIRSIAQNKANGTSAEGVEPVVTEEDIAHIVASWTGVPVNKLTESESEKLLHMEDTLHQRLIGQEDAVKAVSRAIRRARVGLKNPNRPIASFVFSGPTGVGKTELAKSLASYFFGSEEAMIRLDMSEYMERHTVSKLIGSPPGYVGYNEGGQLTEAVRRRPYTVVLFDEIEKAHPDVFNMLLQILEDGRLTDAKGRTVDFKNTLLILTSNIGSKVIEKGGSGIGFEFAEDAAESQYNRIRSLVNEELKQYFRPEFLNRLDEIIVFRQLNKAEVTEIADIMLKEVFGRLTEKGIALEVSDRFKDRLIQEGYSPSYGARPLRRAIMRLLEDSLAEEILSGRIKDGDIAYVDIDENGVVQVTARQRPELLAPTIEL; this is encoded by the coding sequence ATGTTTGAACGCTTCACAGAAAAAGCCATTAAGGTAATCATGCTGGCCCAAGAAGAGGCCCGCCGTTTGGGTCACAACTTTGTCGGAACCGAACAGATCCTCCTGGGTCTGATAGGGGAAGGAACAGGGGTGGCCGCCAAGGTGCTAAAGTCAATGGGTGTCAATCTCAAAGATGCCCGAATTGAGGTAGAAAAAATCATAGGTCGGGGATCCGGCTTTGTGGCTGTAGAAATTCCGTTTACACCACGAGCCAAGCGGGTTCTGGAGCTATCCTTAGAAGAAGCACGCCAACTAGGGCATAACTACATAGGCACCGAGCATCTGCTGTTGGGTCTCATCCGTGAAGGGGAAGGCGTAGCAGCCAGGGTGCTAGAGAACCTGGGTGTAGATTTGTCAAAGGTGAGAACCCAAGTAATTAGGATGTTAGGAGAAACTGCAGAAGTTACTCCTGGCGGTTCTTCGGGTCGCACAAAAACCCCGACCTTGGATGAATTCGGCTCTAATTTGACTCAAATGGCCGTAGATAACAAGCTTGATCCCGTGGTGGGACGCGCCAAGGAAATCGAGCGTGTGATTCAAATTTTGGGTCGCCGGACTAAAAATAATCCGGTGCTGATTGGTGAACCTGGAGTTGGTAAAACGGCCATTGCTGAAGGTTTGGCCAGCCGCATCGCTAACAAGGATGTCCCGGACATCTTAGAGGATAAGCGTGTTGTTACCCTAGATATTGGTCTCCTGGTAGCAGGAACTAAGTATCGTGGGGAATTTGAAGAGCGCCTAAAGAAAATCATGGATGAAATCCGCCAAGCGGGTAATGTCATCCTGGTAATTGACGAGGTTCATACCTTAATCGGTGCAGGTGCTGCTGAAGGAGCTATTGATGCTGCTAATATTCTCAAACCAGCTTTGGCCAGGGGTGAATTACAGTGCATCGGTGCTACTACTTTGGATGAGTACAGGAAGCACATCGAACGAGATGCAGCCCTGGAAAGACGGTTTCAACCTGTAATGGTGGGCGAACCCTCTGTTGATGAAACAATAGAAATTTTATATGGGTTGCGCGATCGATATGAAGCGCATCACAAGTTAAAAATCTCTGATGAAGCTTTAGTAGCAGCAGCCAAATTATCTGATAGATATATTAGCGATCGCTATTTGCCAGATAAGGCAATCGACCTAGTTGACGAAGCAGGTTCTCGTGTTCGTCTAATTAATTCTCAGTTACCTCCAGCAGCTAAGGAGTTAGATAAGGAACTGCGGCAAATATTAAAAGAAAAAGATGATGCTGTGCGTTCCCAAGACTTTGACCGTGCGGGAGAACTGCGTGACAGAGAAATGGAAATTAAGGCGGAAATTAGGTCGATCGCCCAAAACAAAGCTAATGGAACCAGTGCAGAGGGGGTTGAACCGGTAGTAACTGAGGAGGATATCGCTCACATTGTGGCTTCCTGGACCGGTGTACCAGTGAATAAACTCACTGAATCCGAATCGGAAAAGTTACTACACATGGAAGATACCCTACATCAGCGTCTTATTGGTCAAGAGGATGCGGTTAAGGCCGTTTCTCGAGCCATTCGTCGCGCTCGTGTAGGTTTAAAAAATCCCAATCGCCCAATTGCTAGTTTTGTCTTCTCTGGTCCTACTGGAGTAGGTAAAACCGAATTAGCTAAATCTCTGGCATCTTACTTCTTCGGATCGGAAGAAGCAATGATTCGCTTGGATATGTCCGAGTACATGGAGCGTCATACCGTTAGTAAGTTAATTGGTTCCCCTCCAGGTTACGTCGGCTACAACGAAGGTGGTCAGCTTACGGAGGCGGTACGCCGTCGTCCCTATACTGTAGTGCTGTTCGACGAAATCGAAAAGGCACACCCGGATGTATTCAATATGCTGCTGCAAATTTTAGAAGATGGTCGTTTGACCGATGCTAAAGGACGCACAGTAGACTTTAAGAACACCTTGTTAATTTTGACCTCTAACATTGGTTCTAAGGTAATTGAAAAAGGTGGTAGCGGTATTGGCTTTGAGTTTGCCGAAGATGCAGCTGAATCGCAGTACAATCGTATTCGTTCCCTGGTGAATGAAGAACTCAAACAGTATTTCCGTCCTGAGTTCTTAAACCGTCTGGATGAAATTATTGTCTTCCGTCAGTTGAACAAGGCTGAAGTTACCGAAATTGCCGACATCATGCTCAAGGAAGTGTTTGGTCGATTGACGGAAAAAGGTATTGCCTTAGAAGTGAGCGATCGCTTTAAAGACCGTCTAATCCAAGAAGGTTATAGTCCTAGCTATGGTGCCAGACCATTACGTCGAGCAATTATGCGATTACTCGAGGATAGTTTAGCAGAAGAGATTCTGTCTGGACGAATCAAAGATGGGGACATTGCTTACGTTGACATAGACGAAAATGGTGTTGTCCAAGTAACAGCTAGACAGCGTCCGGAGTTACTTGCTCCAACTATTGAGCTGTAG
- the rimI gene encoding ribosomal protein S18-alanine N-acetyltransferase, which yields MVKLSELKIEPVTLEHLTDLLELDQACFDGLWTIEGYRQEIENISSHFLGLFSLIPSHDLLGIGCFWSVLEEAHITILAVHPEYQGQGLGQALLYSLIKDAVDMGLERATLEVRVSNTPAISLYKKFGWKTAGIRPRYYQDNQEDGLILWISQLQHPHFLQTLEKWHVLVEQRLQQFSWILIQEEN from the coding sequence ATGGTGAAATTATCCGAATTAAAAATTGAACCCGTGACCTTAGAACATTTAACTGACCTGCTAGAACTTGATCAGGCTTGTTTTGATGGTCTGTGGACAATAGAAGGCTATCGCCAAGAGATAGAAAATATCAGTAGTCACTTCCTCGGTTTATTTTCACTAATTCCCAGCCATGACTTACTAGGAATAGGTTGTTTTTGGTCAGTTTTAGAAGAAGCACACATTACCATTTTAGCTGTGCATCCGGAATATCAAGGTCAAGGTCTAGGACAAGCCCTATTATACTCTCTGATAAAAGACGCGGTAGATATGGGATTAGAACGGGCCACACTAGAAGTTCGTGTTTCCAACACCCCAGCAATTTCCTTGTATAAAAAGTTTGGGTGGAAAACTGCGGGCATTAGACCCCGTTATTATCAGGATAACCAGGAAGATGGTTTGATTTTATGGATTTCTCAGTTACAACACCCCCACTTTCTCCAAACATTAGAGAAATGGCATGTTCTTGTCGAACAGCGTCTGCAACAGTTCTCCTGGATATTAATACAAGAGGAGAATTAG
- the lysA gene encoding diaminopimelate decarboxylase, whose protein sequence is MVSTYPVKVQPSGHQYLSIVDVPTSVSPNQQLLPVSAKVIDHDFLEIGGCDVKTLVQQFGSPLYILDELTVRTACQQYRDAFNKYYKGQSQILYASKAWNCLAVCAIVASEGLGIDVVSGGELYTALTAGMSPDKIYLHGNNKSHHELIFAVETGCTIVVDNWYELKTLVAILEQEDQAKKIRIMLRLTPGIECHTHEYIRTGHLDSKFGFDPNDLPEVFSFVSQQSRLHCVGVHAHIGSQIFERQPHRDLAAVMVQWLREAKQYNLELAELNVGGGLGIKYTESDDPPSIEEWSRAICEVVQSVCAEENLPLPKLLCEPGRSLIATGGVTAYTIGSTKTIPDIRTYVTIDGGMSDNPRPITYQSVYRAVVANKMSAPLTETVTLAGKHCESGDILIKNVQLPKTEPGDVLVVMTTGAYNYSMASNYNRLPRPAAVLVANGEANLILQRETYQDIIRQDCLPERLK, encoded by the coding sequence ATGGTATCGACTTACCCTGTCAAGGTTCAACCTTCCGGTCATCAGTATCTATCTATTGTAGATGTTCCTACCAGTGTTTCTCCTAATCAGCAACTTCTACCTGTAAGTGCCAAAGTTATTGATCATGATTTCCTGGAAATTGGCGGGTGTGATGTTAAAACCCTGGTTCAACAGTTTGGCTCTCCCCTCTATATCCTAGATGAACTAACTGTGCGCACCGCTTGTCAACAATATCGAGACGCCTTTAATAAATATTACAAAGGACAATCCCAAATATTGTATGCTTCTAAAGCATGGAACTGTTTAGCAGTTTGTGCCATTGTTGCTTCAGAAGGTTTAGGAATAGATGTGGTATCTGGTGGGGAACTTTACACCGCTTTAACTGCGGGTATGAGTCCGGACAAAATCTACCTTCATGGCAATAATAAATCTCACCATGAACTGATTTTTGCCGTAGAGACAGGTTGCACAATCGTAGTTGACAACTGGTACGAATTAAAGACCCTGGTAGCTATCCTAGAGCAGGAGGACCAGGCTAAAAAAATCAGGATCATGTTACGGTTAACCCCGGGAATTGAATGTCATACCCATGAATATATCCGTACTGGACATTTAGATAGTAAATTTGGTTTTGACCCCAATGACTTACCAGAGGTATTTAGCTTTGTCAGTCAACAGTCAAGACTACACTGTGTGGGTGTACATGCTCACATTGGTTCCCAAATTTTTGAACGTCAACCCCATCGAGATTTAGCCGCTGTCATGGTACAGTGGTTGCGTGAAGCAAAACAATACAATCTAGAATTGGCAGAGCTAAATGTTGGCGGTGGTCTGGGAATTAAGTATACCGAGTCCGATGATCCCCCAAGTATTGAAGAATGGTCTAGGGCAATTTGTGAAGTAGTTCAAAGTGTTTGCGCTGAAGAAAACTTACCCTTACCTAAACTTTTGTGTGAACCCGGGCGATCGCTGATTGCTACGGGAGGTGTAACTGCTTACACTATTGGTTCAACTAAGACCATTCCGGATATTCGTACCTATGTAACTATTGACGGAGGGATGTCCGATAATCCTCGTCCAATTACATATCAATCGGTTTATCGAGCAGTGGTAGCCAATAAAATGTCTGCCCCCCTCACAGAAACGGTCACCTTAGCGGGTAAACACTGTGAATCGGGAGATATTCTGATTAAAAATGTCCAACTGCCAAAAACTGAGCCGGGGGATGTGCTAGTGGTTATGACAACGGGAGCATATAATTACAGTATGGCCTCCAACTACAATCGTTTACCCCGTCCAGCAGCTGTTCTAGTAGCCAATGGAGAGGCAAATTTAATTTTGCAACGGGAAACCTATCAAGATATCATCCGACAAGATTGTTTACCGGAAAGA